A window of Rosa rugosa chromosome 7, drRosRugo1.1, whole genome shotgun sequence genomic DNA:
GCAAATGCAATGATGATCAATTAAGGCATCACATACAAAAGATGAAAAGAGAAGGGAAAAGTCTACCTTCAAATATTATGACACAGAAGAACAATAGTGTGATGATCATGGCAGATATGCCACTTTGCACAGATGATGACTTGGTTGCTTTCGTCTTCTTTGCTGCCTTAATTTGTTGAATTCttgctcgctttctcctagcaaGCTCCACGATCTCCCTAACCAACTTCTGATCAGCAGCATCGAGTGTTGGACCTTTAGGAGGTCGCGGTGGCTTCAGAGCATTCCTAGAGTTGGTATTCCTGTGCCTCTCATTCTCATATGTTTTTTCTGCAAGGTTCAAATGCCCTCGACTCTCTTCTGAATTCATTACTACCTTTACCTCCCCACTTTCAATCATAACTTGGCCATATCTTTCCAAACTCCTAGATGATTGAATGCCATATTTGCACATAATTGACTCACCGGAACTCAAAAACACCCCCAAATTACTATTCAAGAATTTGTTTTTGAGTCTCTTGCTCCAAAGAAGCTCCAAGCCTGCATCTTCTTGACTAGTATTGCCTCCACTTTCAATGTCTAAATCTTCAACTGCAGCCATATGAATCTTTCAAAGAAACCAACTGATCTTAAATGACCTCTTAAGAAAACCCTTTTAGGCTATCCCTTAATATGTAGGTCTTTGCTCATAACAAGCCCAGAATTGTGAAGGAACCACATTGAACCATCAAGAACTGCAAAGTAAAACAGAATTGGCTCCTTTACCAGCATAACCCCAAGGACCCAATGTAATTAGTACAAAGAACCCAG
This region includes:
- the LOC133722482 gene encoding uncharacterized protein LOC133722482 — translated: MAAVEDLDIESGGNTSQEDAGLELLWSKRLKNKFLNSNLGVFLSSGESIMCKYGIQSSRSLERYGQVMIESGEVKVVMNSEESRGHLNLAEKTYENERHRNTNSRNALKPPRPPKGPTLDAADQKLVREIVELARRKRARIQQIKAAKKTKATKSSSVQSGISAMIITLLFFCVIIFEGVSSTTVPNMNTQGSPEPAVETAGDLIFLHYSQSTIPRSSFQNSVKDQVSRSGPGEKVMKM